One genomic segment of Nocardioides cavernaquae includes these proteins:
- a CDS encoding DUF4245 domain-containing protein, which yields MSQGSGRYQRSAAGMVGAMIVTLLVIIVFVAFRAVNRDELIVRPEAVDYLQTVEALQQGDDLDPVYPPTLPEGWIARRAVFSAEHLAWELDILTDDEKYIGLRQAVMPEQDLIEEYVDEEGEPEGSTGLGGTMNLEWEGWKVDGDDTAFTTKIDGATVLVFGSAPAAEVKAFAASLVVD from the coding sequence GTGAGTCAGGGAAGTGGTCGCTACCAGCGCAGTGCAGCCGGCATGGTCGGCGCGATGATCGTGACGCTCCTCGTCATCATCGTTTTCGTGGCCTTCCGGGCGGTGAACCGCGACGAGCTCATCGTCAGGCCCGAGGCCGTGGACTACCTGCAGACCGTCGAGGCCCTCCAGCAGGGCGACGACCTCGACCCGGTCTACCCGCCCACGCTGCCCGAGGGCTGGATCGCCCGTCGCGCGGTCTTCTCCGCGGAGCACCTCGCGTGGGAGCTCGACATCCTCACCGACGACGAGAAGTACATCGGCCTGCGGCAGGCGGTCATGCCCGAGCAGGACCTCATCGAGGAGTACGTCGACGAGGAGGGCGAGCCGGAAGGCAGCACCGGCCTGGGCGGGACGATGAACCTGGAGTGGGAGGGCTGGAAGGTGGACGGCGACGACACCGCCTTCACCACGAAGATCGATGGCGCCACGGTGCTCGTCTTCGGGTCAGCGCCCGCTGCGGAGGTCAAGGCCTTCGCAGCCTCACTCGTCGTCGACTGA
- a CDS encoding exodeoxyribonuclease VII small subunit gives MSDQAALEGLSYEESRDELVDTVRRLEAGGTTLEESLALWERGEALAQRCQEWLDGARKRLDAVLEAREGSVDDE, from the coding sequence ATGAGCGACCAGGCTGCCCTCGAGGGCCTCTCCTACGAGGAGTCCCGCGACGAGCTCGTCGACACGGTCCGCCGGCTCGAGGCGGGCGGCACCACGCTCGAGGAGTCGCTGGCCCTGTGGGAGCGCGGCGAGGCACTCGCACAGCGCTGCCAGGAGTGGCTCGACGGTGCGCGCAAGCGGCTGGACGCGGTGCTCGAGGCCCGCGAAGGATCAGTCGACGACGAGTGA
- the xseA gene encoding exodeoxyribonuclease VII large subunit, which translates to MALDTSLESPAPVRQIAQAISGWVDRLGAVWVEGQVAQVNRRQGMSTVFMVLRDPVADISISVTCSRTLYDSLNPPVVEGAGVIIHAKPSFYATRGTMSLYARDIRMVGLGELLARLERRRQLLAAEGLFAPELKRPLPFLPGTVGLITAPNSAAERDVLENARRRWPAVRFEVAYAAMQGPRATTENIEALERLDRDPAVDVIVIARGGGSVEDLLPFSDEALIRAVHRAHTPVVSAIGHEPDQPLLDLVADFRASTPTDAAKHVVPDMSEEVSRLAVARDRLHRAVTARLQREQAQLESLRSRPSLADPHSLFNSRGSDVDDIVARARRALGHRLDRAGDDIGHQRARARALSPLATLQRGYAVLQDERGHVVTTVGAVAEGAGVSIRVADGRIGATVTSTTVTSTASSEGTRA; encoded by the coding sequence ATGGCCCTCGACACGTCTCTGGAGTCCCCGGCACCCGTCCGCCAGATCGCACAGGCCATCTCGGGGTGGGTGGACCGGCTCGGCGCGGTGTGGGTGGAGGGCCAGGTGGCCCAGGTCAACCGGCGCCAGGGCATGAGCACGGTCTTCATGGTGCTGCGCGATCCGGTGGCTGACATCTCCATCTCGGTGACCTGTTCGCGCACGCTCTACGACAGCCTCAATCCCCCGGTCGTGGAGGGCGCGGGCGTCATCATCCACGCGAAGCCGTCGTTCTACGCGACCCGCGGCACGATGTCCCTCTACGCACGCGACATCCGCATGGTCGGGCTCGGCGAGCTCCTCGCGCGGCTCGAACGCCGCCGCCAGCTGCTCGCCGCCGAGGGGCTCTTCGCGCCCGAGCTCAAGCGCCCGCTGCCGTTCCTGCCCGGCACGGTCGGCCTGATCACCGCCCCCAACTCGGCCGCCGAACGCGACGTACTCGAGAACGCGCGCCGACGCTGGCCCGCGGTCCGCTTCGAGGTCGCGTACGCCGCGATGCAGGGACCGCGCGCCACGACGGAGAACATCGAGGCCCTCGAACGCCTCGACCGCGACCCGGCGGTCGACGTCATCGTCATCGCGCGCGGCGGAGGCTCGGTCGAGGACCTGCTTCCGTTCAGCGACGAGGCACTGATCCGCGCCGTGCATCGCGCCCACACCCCGGTGGTGTCCGCGATCGGGCACGAGCCCGACCAGCCGTTGCTCGACCTCGTCGCCGACTTCCGCGCATCGACACCGACCGACGCCGCCAAGCACGTCGTGCCCGACATGAGCGAGGAGGTCAGTCGGCTCGCGGTCGCCCGCGACCGGCTCCACCGCGCCGTCACCGCGCGCCTGCAGCGTGAGCAGGCACAGCTCGAGAGCCTGCGGTCGCGACCGTCGCTGGCCGACCCGCACAGCCTCTTCAACAGCCGCGGTAGCGATGTCGACGACATCGTTGCCCGCGCCCGCCGGGCTCTCGGGCACCGCCTGGACCGGGCCGGTGATGACATCGGCCACCAGCGCGCCCGCGCCCGCGCGCTCTCTCCGCTGGCCACCTTGCAGCGTGGCTACGCGGTGCTCCAGGACGAGCGGGGCCACGTCGTCACTACGGTGGGTGCCGTCGCGGAGGGTGCTGGTGTGAGCATCCGCGTCGCCGATGGCCGGATCGGCGCGACCGTCACGTCAACCACCGTCACGTCAACAGCATCGAGCGAAGGAACCCGCGCATGA